Part of the Maridesulfovibrio sp. genome, GCCATTAACCAGTTCCTGATGGACTGCTCCATACCTGTTGACTTTGCAGAAATGGTCTACCCGGAATGGATGCGCGGAAATGCGCAGGCCGATCTGGAAGCCGGAAACACCGAAGAACCAAACGACGCACACGGGAGCTGGTAGGCCATGACTGTGACTCTGGGCGAAATAGACGCATTGCGCACCCTTGCAAACAGGCTGGACGAGGTCGGGCATGGTAAGCGCAAGCCGCTGGTACAAGAGGCGGCCAAGTTGCTTAACTGCTCGGAACAGACAGTCTACCGCAGACTTAAGTCCAAGATAGGCTGGGAGTCTGGGCGCAAGAGGCGCAACGACCGTGGCAAATGTTTTTTGGATGAGGAAACGGCCATGAAAGCTTCATATATGATTACCAAGGGAGCTAGCGCAGTAGGTAAGAAACGTCTGCAAATCAGCACCGTGCGCGACATATTGGCAGAATCCGGCCAAGGTTTTGTAAATCCTGAAACAGGCGAAGTTATCATGCCATCAGCTTCCACCCTCAGCCGGACCATGAGGGCTTACAGCTGCCATCCTGATCAGCTTAAAAACGGAAACCCGCATATTCATATGAGAAGCTTGCACCCGAACCATTGTTGGCAGGTTGACCCCTCCTTGTGTGTCCTTTTTTACCTGCCCAAGGGCAAAGTGAAGGTCATGGAAGAGAAGGATTACTACAAAAACAAACCCGGCAACCTTAAGAAAGCAGAACGGGAGCGGGTTTGGCGGTACGTAATTACAGATCATTATTCCGGCACCATCTATGTGCGTTACGTGCAGGCCGCAGGTGAATCGGCACAGGGTCTGGTGGATGTGTTTCTGGATGCAGTTATCAAGCGCGGTCCGCATGATCCCATGCATGGGCTGCCGTTCTTCCTCTATATGGATAAGGGCAGCGCGAACATGGCACACTTGTTCATTAACCTGCTGGAGCGTCTCCAGATCAGGTGGGAAACACATCAGGCAGGAAGTCCCCGTTCCAAGGGGCAGGTTGAATGCGCCAACAACATCGTGGAAACGCAATTCGAAGCCCGGCTACGCTTTATGGAAATCAATTCCATTGCAGAGCTGCAAGCCGAGGCGGACAAATGGCGTCAGCATTACAATGCCAAGGCCATCCACAGCCGCACCGGAAAAAGCCGGAATGCCATGTGGCTGACCATTACAGAAAAACAATTGCGCCTTGCTCCTTCATTGGAGCTGTGCCGGGAACTGGTCACCACCAAGCCCAAAAAAGCCAAGGTTGCCGCTGATCTTTCCATTTCCCACACCATCAAGGGATATGGCCGCAATGATTACGACCTGCGCATGGTAGGTGGGATCATGCCGCAGATGCAGGTCATGGTTGTGGTCAATCCATACCGCGCCCCGGCAGTGGATGTGACCGTTGCCGATCCCCTCACAGGTGACGAAACGGTCTGGACTGTTGAGCCGGTGAAGAAGGACGAGGCCGGATTCTGGGAGAACGGGGCCATTATCGGTGAGGAATACAAATCCCACGCTGAAACCAAGGCTGAGAAGATTCTCAATGAATTTGATGAAATGTCCGGCACCAACGTTAAGCCGGGTGCCAACCATTGCGCCCCGCCGGAAAACATCAATCCCATGGCCGATGTCAAACCCGCTCCCGAATACATGCCCCGCCGGGGCCGTGATCTGGGTCTTGATGCCAGCAGGCGCGAGGTTGCCCCTTACAAGCTGGTAGAGGCCGCCATGATCTTGAAGAACAAGCTGGGAGATCAGTGGACTGGCGAAGCATATGCATGGCTCGAACAGCGTTACGGCAATGCCGTTCCCCATGACGAGCTGGACAGCATTGTGGAACGTTTTTCCAGACAGGCCGAGGTCATTACCCCGCTGCGCGTAGTGAACGGACAGGAGTAGCAAATGTACGAATATCAACAGTTAATGGAGTTGATGAAGGCCAAAAAGATTTCCCAGAGTGGCATGGGCCGCAAGCTGGGCTACTCCTCAACCACCATGTGCCACCTGATCAAGGGCGGTAAATGGCCCAAAGGGAGGGATAAAAACGAGATTAAAGAGGCCATTCTGGACGAGCTGCGCAAGGCTGGCGCGGAAGAATTTGAAATTATGAACCTCTTCGGTCCTGAAGACGGGACCGGGGAAGAACCCACGGAGGAAAAGGTTATGCTTCTTAGAAAGCAGGGATTATTCCCGGAGGCCAAGCGGCATTTCGGTCTGGTCAGAAACCCGTTTGACGAGGTCAACAGCCCGGAAGACGTATTTCTGTCCAACGACATCCGCTATGTACGTGAGGCCATGTACCACACTGCCCGTCAGGGTGGGTTGATCGCAGTGGTCGGGGAATCCGGGTCCGGCAAATCCACGCTGCGCAAAGATCTGCATGAACGGGTCAGGAATGAAAGCAAGCACATCCACATCATCGAACCCTATGTGCTGGCCATGGAAGACAACGACAAGAAAGGCAAGAGCCTTAAGTCCCTGCACATTGCCGAAGCCATCATGGAAGTCATTGATCCCACCGCGCCGCTGAAATCCAGCCCTGAAGCAAGGTTTCGTCAGTTGCACACCGCGCTCAGGGAAAGCAGCCGCGCCGGTTACGCGCATTGTCTGATCATTGAGGAAGCACACGCGCTGCCTATCCCGACAATTAAGCACCTGAAGCGGTTCCTGGAGCTGGAAGACGGCTTCCGCAAGCTCATGTCCATCATTCTGCTGGGCCAGTCCGAGCTGCGCTACAAGCTGAGTGAAACCAATCCGCAGGTGCGTGAAGTGGTCCAGCGTTGCGAAATGATTGAACTGCCCGACATGAGCGGCAGCCTGCCCGAATACGTGAAGTTCCGTTTTGACCGCATCGGCAAGGATGCCACCAGTATCATCACCGCCGAGGCCATGGAAGCTTTGCGGGATCGGCTGACCGGACCTGCTCCCAGATCCGGGTCAAAGGAATCTGTCTCTCTGGTCTATCCGCTGGCAGTGGGCAACCTGCTTACCGCAGCCATGAACTTGGCCGCAAACATCGGCGCACCCAGCATCACCCCCGAAATCATTAAACAGGTCTAAGGAGAAAACTATGCCCAGTAAGAAAGCAACTCAGGCTCTCCCGGCTCCCAGTCCCGTAGGTGGAAAGGTAAGGAACAACATTTTCAGGCTGCGCTGCCTTCAGCAGAAACAGACAAACGAGGAAGACTTTCTGGAAATGAAGGCTATCATCAACGATCTGGAAGGCTGCGCCCTGCATATGGAAGAAATTGAACAGCACATCCCGGTCAGTGAATACAAGCTGCCCATGGACTCAAAACGGATTGCCAACGAGCTTGGCAGAAGGATGGAAAACTAGATGACCACTAACAGAAAGAAGCCGGAAATCATGGTGATCGAGGACCTGCCCGCTGTTGATAAGGCCATGTCTGAAATTGCCGAACTGGAGCGCGGGATCGGCAAACTTGAAGCTGACATGAATGAAACGATTGATGCCGCTAAAGCTGTTTGCAAGCTCAAAGTTGAGCCGAAAAAGGCCCGGATCAAAGTCCTTGAAGCTGCTCTTGGAACTTATGCCAGCCTGAACAAGGATGAACTATTCCCGAAAAACAAGAGCAAAAAGATGACCTTCGGCATCATCGGCTTCCGCAAATCCACTAAGCTGCTGACTATTGGGAAAACCACCATGGCAGAGGTTCTGGAACTCCTCAAAGCTCACAAGCTGACTAAGGGTATCAAATTGACTGAGAGCGTTGATAAGGAAGCCATGAAGGGCTGGACAGATGAAAAATTGAAGACTGTCAGAATGCGCCGTAAGGAAGAAGATGCGTTTTTCTACGAGATCGCGCAGGAAGATTCGGGGGATTAAGTCATGTGCTTTGAACAGTATGCATCTGGCCCGGAAAAGATGGTCCCGCTTTCGAGGCTGATGGCTTGTGAAGCTCAAGCCATAAAGAATGCGAAGGTGGCCCAGTCAATGGCAAAGCAGCTTAAGATTGCCGTCCATAGCGAAGCAATGCCGAAAGACTGGACCGAGAGAACAACCAACCTGCTGGAACAGGCTGAAGGAGTCAAGATCTGAGTCATGCTGAATATTAACTGGCATATAGATAAAGAGACTGATGTCTTGGTGGATAAAATAATCGTTAGGGCATTCAGTTTGTTTGAAAAAAACAACATGGCAATAGCAACGACAGCCGCACCAATGGATTTGCGGCTGGACATGATAGCGACCCACAATTCCGCTTGCCCTCTTGATTTGTCGAGCCTGCTGACTGCTGAAGATGATGATTTCCTGCATGAAATTAAAGGGATCATGTTTAACTTAGATCGGCGAACAGGCCGTTTTAAGAATGGGTTCATGCCGTATTTTGCGGTCAAAACCAGTCAAGGGGTAAGTCATGGGTGAAACGAGACACAAAGTTGAAGAACAACCCGGTGTTTCCATACATAGGGAAATCCCCGCTGCCCGTGCAGCGGAGAACTTTGACACCAGCCAGATGAGTCAGCGCACTAAAGATGCTTGGAAGAAAGTCTGCGTTGAAGGCGATGCCAGCCCGGAAGATTACCGCCATGTTCTGGAATCCATCATGACCAGCGGCGTGGTGAAAGCGATTGTAGATTAACAGCAAGGCCGTCCGTCAGACGATGGGCGGCCATGATATAGGAGTCTGAAATATGACCAATCATAAAAAAGCACTAATCCAAAAAGCAGCCATAGGCCGCCGCCAGATCCCCATTGATGATGAAGCCTATTACACGCTGCTCAGAACCCGCTACGGCGTGGAAAGTTCCAAAGACCTCAGCGTCAAGCAGCTTGGTGACCTTCTCGGCTTGTACTCCAGACAGTTTGGCTGGGAACCCAAGCCGAAGATGAAGAAAGGCAAGGCTCCCAAGGCCAAGGCCGCACAGGCACAGGTTCGCTTAATCTTCGTTCTCTGGAGACAGTTGGCCGAGCTGGGCGAGATCAGGGACGGATCGCGCGAGGCCACGGTGAGCTGGGTGCAGAAACAGACAGTATGCGACGAGCAGCCGGAAGGCTGCGCTGATCCTAACTGGCTGACTCCCAAACAGGCATCAGGGCTGGTTGAAAGGTTGAAGAAGTGGCAGGAACGGGTTGAAAGAAGACTAAAAACAGGAAGCTAAAATGACAACGCGCAACCTCAAGGACTTTGCAGATTTATACGGCAAGGGTTTCCGTGTGTACGATGGGATCATTGATCCTGCTGTTTACGTGCGCCTTGAGTGCAAGAACCCGGAAAAGGCGTACTGGATTTGTCGCTGGCCGATCCTGCACTGCTTTGGTTGCAGCAAGCGTTGTGTACCCAAAAAGACAGAAGGTTTTCAGGTCATGCTGAACCTTCCCGATAATCATGCAGAGAAATCCATCCACCAGTTCGACATCACTCCTGAAGAGCTGCTTGCGAATAAAGCGTTCCTGCGAGTTGATGAGGTGATGTACTGCCTGCGGGTCAGCCGCAGCACGGCATACAGACTGGCTGAAGAAGGCAAGCTGATCCGCCACAATGACCCGCCATGGCGCGTGACAACCACCAGCGTACAGGCTGAAATGAACAACGTGGACGAATAGTCCCAAACCATAACTACCTCCTTTCTACCTCCCCCGGTTTCGTGCCGGGGGAGGTTTTTATTTAGTTTCCCAGCATTCCTACCTTTCTTGGTCCTTCCTAACTACACTTGCTAGATTTAAGCCTGAAAATGCGCTGTCTCGTCTTTTCTTGCTCATATGGGATCGTTGCACGTTTTTACGATTAAAACCCGACAAATCCCTTTTGCAAAAGCCGAGAGAGCCACACGAACAACAATATGGAGGCTGAAAGAATGAAGAAGGTTGAATTGAGGCGTGTCGAACAATCCGAAGACGTGACCATCGGTGTCCTTACCGTGGACGGTGAAGGTGTCTGCTGGTGCCTTGAAGAGCCGTGGCGCGAGAATGAACCTGATGTGTCCTGCATTCCTGCGGGAACTTATCCGCTGGCGTTGGAGCATTCCCCCAGCAAGGGCCGCATGCTGTGGACCATCAAGGACGTACAGGGCCGTAGCTACGTGCGCATCCACATCGGCAACTCTGTTGATGACACCGCAGGCTGTGTGCTTCCCGGAGAACTTCCGGTCACCAAAAATGAAAGGCGTGAAGTCGAATTCAGCGCACGGGCTTTCGGCAAGTTCCTGACAGCCATGGGCGATGGCGAAGCCACCGCGCAGATCACCGTCATCAACGTGGACGGCAGCAAGGGTGAGCAGGCCGAGGGCAAGCCCAAGCCTGAACCCAAGAAAGCCGCCAAGGCTAAGGACAAGAAAGAAGAAAAAACTGAAGCTGCTGAAGCGGAAAAGTAATGGGTGAATTTCTGAAGTTTGTCGGGCTGAGTGTCTGGATTGTTTTCGGGTGCTGGGCCTTGTGTTCAGGGTTCGCCAAGCTTCTCTGCTATGTCGGCAGTCATTTTTAACCCAAGGGAGATGTGATGAAATTCTGGTTTTGTTTGAACTGGATTGTTCTGGTTATCGCCGTGCTCTTTGTTGTCTGGGCATTTGTAAATCCCCGCTTCAAGGGCACTCACAATTATGACGCGCTTGGTCCGCTTATTATCGGCGGCGGCATTGGACTGGCTGATCTCATTTCGTGGGGAATATACGGCCTGGTCAGGTGGTTGTCGTGATCGGTTCAATTCTGGATCTCGGCAGCACCATTATCGATAAGATCTGGCCCGATGCAGGTGAGCGCGAAAAGGCCAAGCTTAAGCTGATGGAATTACAGAACCGTGGCGAGCTGGCCGACCTTGAAGCGCGGGTCAAGATCATGCTGGCCGAGATGTCCGGCAACTGGTTGCAGCGTTCATGGCGGCCCATCCTCATGCTGACCATCATCGCCATCGTAGCCAACAACTATCTGCTTTACCCGTATCTGGCCTTGTTTTGGGCCAAGGCTCCGCACCTTGAGCTGCCGCCGCAGCTCTGGAGTCTGATGGAGCTGGGGCTGGGCGGGTACGTGGTCGGGCGCAGTGCGGAGAAGGTAGCGAAAACATGGAGGGAAAAGAGTGGCTGAGAGTTTTAACATGGCAACCGTGGATCATATCCTGAAGTGGGTTCAGGTGGTCCTGATTCCTTTGGGTATCCTTATTTACAGGCAGTTTAAAGGGCTGCGTGAAGATGTGGCTACGTCCATCAAAGAGCAGAATCAGGACATGAAAGAGTTCAAAGAAGGCATCGACAAAAAGATGGATGGCTTCTGCGACAGGCTCACTGAAAATGAAAAGCGGATCGGCAAAAACGAAATAGCTCTGGAGAACCTGCCCAGCAAAGATTCAGTGCATCAGCTTGCCTTGGTAGTTGAGCGACTACTGGGTGTTTTTGAGGGAACCAAGGCCGTCATGAAGCGGTTGGAACGAATCGTTGAACGGCAGGAAGAACAAATCCGTGAAGGGGGAAAGTAGTGGATTATCCTGAACGAGTTGCGCAGCACCTGCGCATTACCATCCTGCGCTTCCTGCAGGAAGAAGCGAACTACGCGCTCAATGAAGACATCCTGCTGGATTTGACCGTTGAATATGCCTTTGACCGTGACAGCTCAAGGCTGCGCAAGGAACTGC contains:
- a CDS encoding regulatory protein GemA; this encodes MTNHKKALIQKAAIGRRQIPIDDEAYYTLLRTRYGVESSKDLSVKQLGDLLGLYSRQFGWEPKPKMKKGKAPKAKAAQAQVRLIFVLWRQLAELGEIRDGSREATVSWVQKQTVCDEQPEGCADPNWLTPKQASGLVERLKKWQERVERRLKTGS
- a CDS encoding holin family protein; translation: MIGSILDLGSTIIDKIWPDAGEREKAKLKLMELQNRGELADLEARVKIMLAEMSGNWLQRSWRPILMLTIIAIVANNYLLYPYLALFWAKAPHLELPPQLWSLMELGLGGYVVGRSAEKVAKTWREKSG
- a CDS encoding AAA family ATPase; this translates as MYEYQQLMELMKAKKISQSGMGRKLGYSSTTMCHLIKGGKWPKGRDKNEIKEAILDELRKAGAEEFEIMNLFGPEDGTGEEPTEEKVMLLRKQGLFPEAKRHFGLVRNPFDEVNSPEDVFLSNDIRYVREAMYHTARQGGLIAVVGESGSGKSTLRKDLHERVRNESKHIHIIEPYVLAMEDNDKKGKSLKSLHIAEAIMEVIDPTAPLKSSPEARFRQLHTALRESSRAGYAHCLIIEEAHALPIPTIKHLKRFLELEDGFRKLMSIILLGQSELRYKLSETNPQVREVVQRCEMIELPDMSGSLPEYVKFRFDRIGKDATSIITAEAMEALRDRLTGPAPRSGSKESVSLVYPLAVGNLLTAAMNLAANIGAPSITPEIIKQV
- a CDS encoding helix-turn-helix domain-containing protein; amino-acid sequence: MTTRNLKDFADLYGKGFRVYDGIIDPAVYVRLECKNPEKAYWICRWPILHCFGCSKRCVPKKTEGFQVMLNLPDNHAEKSIHQFDITPEELLANKAFLRVDEVMYCLRVSRSTAYRLAEEGKLIRHNDPPWRVTTTSVQAEMNNVDE
- a CDS encoding DUF5675 family protein, which encodes MKKVELRRVEQSEDVTIGVLTVDGEGVCWCLEEPWRENEPDVSCIPAGTYPLALEHSPSKGRMLWTIKDVQGRSYVRIHIGNSVDDTAGCVLPGELPVTKNERREVEFSARAFGKFLTAMGDGEATAQITVINVDGSKGEQAEGKPKPEPKKAAKAKDKKEEKTEAAEAEK
- a CDS encoding ArsR family transcriptional regulator, translated to MDYPERVAQHLRITILRFLQEEANYALNEDILLDLTVEYAFDRDSSRLRKELRWLEDQGLVELKDVNGLYIATLTKRGSDVANGKKHDGVKKPEPRL
- a CDS encoding DUF2730 family protein, which encodes MAESFNMATVDHILKWVQVVLIPLGILIYRQFKGLREDVATSIKEQNQDMKEFKEGIDKKMDGFCDRLTENEKRIGKNEIALENLPSKDSVHQLALVVERLLGVFEGTKAVMKRLERIVERQEEQIREGGK
- a CDS encoding DDE-type integrase/transposase/recombinase yields the protein MTVTLGEIDALRTLANRLDEVGHGKRKPLVQEAAKLLNCSEQTVYRRLKSKIGWESGRKRRNDRGKCFLDEETAMKASYMITKGASAVGKKRLQISTVRDILAESGQGFVNPETGEVIMPSASTLSRTMRAYSCHPDQLKNGNPHIHMRSLHPNHCWQVDPSLCVLFYLPKGKVKVMEEKDYYKNKPGNLKKAERERVWRYVITDHYSGTIYVRYVQAAGESAQGLVDVFLDAVIKRGPHDPMHGLPFFLYMDKGSANMAHLFINLLERLQIRWETHQAGSPRSKGQVECANNIVETQFEARLRFMEINSIAELQAEADKWRQHYNAKAIHSRTGKSRNAMWLTITEKQLRLAPSLELCRELVTTKPKKAKVAADLSISHTIKGYGRNDYDLRMVGGIMPQMQVMVVVNPYRAPAVDVTVADPLTGDETVWTVEPVKKDEAGFWENGAIIGEEYKSHAETKAEKILNEFDEMSGTNVKPGANHCAPPENINPMADVKPAPEYMPRRGRDLGLDASRREVAPYKLVEAAMILKNKLGDQWTGEAYAWLEQRYGNAVPHDELDSIVERFSRQAEVITPLRVVNGQE
- a CDS encoding host-nuclease inhibitor Gam family protein, coding for MTTNRKKPEIMVIEDLPAVDKAMSEIAELERGIGKLEADMNETIDAAKAVCKLKVEPKKARIKVLEAALGTYASLNKDELFPKNKSKKMTFGIIGFRKSTKLLTIGKTTMAEVLELLKAHKLTKGIKLTESVDKEAMKGWTDEKLKTVRMRRKEEDAFFYEIAQEDSGD